One window of the Saccopteryx leptura isolate mSacLep1 chromosome 9, mSacLep1_pri_phased_curated, whole genome shotgun sequence genome contains the following:
- the APLP1 gene encoding amyloid beta precursor like protein 1, whose protein sequence is MGHISPSTRGLGRRGPPPLPLLLPLLLLLLRAQLAVGSLAGGSPGAAEAPGSAQVAGLCGHLSLHRDLRTGRWEPDAQRSRRCLRDPQRVLEYCRQMYPELQIARVEQATQAIPMERWCGAARDGHCAHPHHQVVPFHCLPGEFVSEALLVPEGCRFLHQERMDQCESSTWRHQEAQEACSSQGLILHGSGMLLPCGMDRFRGVEYVCCPPPGTPDPSGTEAGDPSTRSWPLGGRVEGDEDEKEEESFLQPVDDYFVEPLQAEEEEEKERVPPETSHPPAGVSNVTPTLRPTDGVDVYFGMPGEISEHEGFLRAKMDLEERRMRQINEVMREWAMADNQSKNLPKADRQALNEHFQSILQTLEEQVSGERQRLVETHATRVIALINDQRRAALEGFLAALQGDPPQPEHVLLALRRYLRAEQKEQRHTLRHYQHVTAVDPEKAQQMSFQVQTHLQVIEERMNQSLGLLDQNPRLAQELRPQIQELLRSEHLSSNELEVPAPGSSSEDKGGLRPLDSKDGLSADTPMALPKGSTEQDAAPPGKEKLSPLEQYEWKVNVSVPRRLPSHSSEIQRDELAPAGTGVSREAISGLLIMGAGGGSLIVLAMLLLRRKKPYGTISHGVVEVDPMLTLEEQQLRELQHHGYENPTYRFLEERP, encoded by the exons ATGGGGCACATCAGCCCCTCCACTCGCGGTCTGGGCCGCCGCGGCCCGCCACCGCTGCCGCTGTTGCTGCCTCTATTGCTGCTGCTTCTGCGCGCGCAGCTCGCCGTCGGGAGCCTGGCCGGTGGGAGCCCCGGCGCGGCCGAG GCCCCGGGGTCGGCTCAAGTGGCTGGGCTATGTGGGCACCTAAGCCTTCATCGGGACCTGCGCACTGGCCGATGGGAACCAGACGCACAGCGCTCGCGAAGGTGTCTCCGGGACCCGCAACGCGTGCTCGAGTACTGCAGACAG ATGTACCCGGAGCTGCAGATTGCACGTGTGGAACAGGCGACACAGGCCATCCCCATGGAGCGCTGGTGCGGGGCTGCCCGTGATGGCCACTGTGCCCATCCTCACCACCAGGTCGTGCCTTTCCACTGCCTGC CGGGTGAATTCGTGAGTGAGGCCCTGCTGGTGCCGGAAGGCTGCCGGTTCTTGCACCAGGAGCGCATGGACCAGTGTGAGAGTTCAACCTGGAGGCATCAGGAAGCACAGGAG GCCTGCAGCTCCCAGGGCCTCATCCTACATGGCTCGGGCATGCTCTTGCCCTGTGGCATGGATCGGTTCCGAGGTGTGGAATATGTGTGCTGCCCCCCTCCGGGGACTCCTGACCCATCTGGGACAGAAGCTGG TGACCCCTCCACCCGGTCCTGGCCCCTGGGGGGCAGAGTTGAGGGGGATGAggatgagaaagaggaggaaTCCTTCCTGCAGCCGGTAGACGATTACTTTGTGGAGCCCCTACAGgctgaagaggaagaagagaaggaaagagtccCACCTGAAACCTCCCATCCACCTGCAGGGGTCAGCAACG TGACTCCCACCTTGAGGCCCACAGATGGTGTGGATGTGTACTTTGGCATGCCTGGAGAAATCAGTGAGCACGAGGGTTTCCTGAGGGCCAAGATGGACCTGGAGGAGCGAAGGATGCGCCAGATTAATGAG GTGATGCGTGAATGGGCCATGGCAGACAACCAGTCCAAGAATCTGCCTAAAGCTGACAGACAGGCCCTGAATGAG CATTTCCAGTCCATTCTACAGACCCTGGAGGAACAGGTGTCTGGTGAGCGACAGCGCCTGGTGGAGACCCATGCCACCCGAGTCATCGCCCTTATCAATGACCAGCGCCGGGCGGCCCTAGAAGGTTTCCTGGCAGCACTGCAGGGAGATCCACCTCAG ccagagcACGTCCTGCTGGCCCTGCGGCGCTATCTGCGTGCAGAGCAGAAGGAGCAAAGGCACACACTGCGACACTACCAGCACGTGACTGCCGTGGACCCTGAGAAGGCCCAGCAGATGAGCTTCCAG GTGCAGACCCACCTTCAAGTAATTGAGGAAAGGATGAATCAGAGCCTGGGGCTGCTTGACCAGAACCCCCGCCTGGCTCAGGAGCTGCGGCCCCAGATCC AGGAACTCCTCCGCTCTGAACACCTGAGTTCCAATGAGCTGGAAGTACCTGCCCCCGGGAGCAGCAGTGAGGACAAGGGTGGGCTGCGGCCTCTGGATTCCAAGGATG GGCTGTCAGCAGACACCCCCATGGCCCTTCCAAAAG GGTCCACAGAACAAGATGCGGCACCCCCTGGGAAAGAGAAGCTGTCCCCCTTGGAACAGTATGAGTGGAAG GTGAATGTGTCTGTTCCAAGGCGTCTTCCTTCCCACTCATCAGAGATTCAGAGGGATGAGCTG GCACCAGCTGGGACAGGAGTGTCCCGGGAGGCCATATCCGGCTTGTTGATCATGGGAGCTGGTGGGGGCTCCCTGATTGTCCTCGCCATGCTGCTCTTGCGCAGGAAGAAGCCCTACGGGACCATCAGCCATGGAGTGGTggag GTGGACCCCATGCTGACTCTGGAGGAGCAGCAGCTGCGTGAACTGCAGCATCATGGCTATGAGAACCCCACTTACCGCTTCCTGGAGGAACGACCCTGA